The genomic interval GACGTTAGAGAACGTCCGTTGCGCATCAAATGAACAACTGCACGTCCGCGTCCGCCGCGTATTCAAGGAAGGTTGCCGCGCCGCCGATCTCGCACTCCTTGATGAAGTCCTCGCGCTTGAAGCCAAAGACGTCCATCGTCATCTGACAGCCGATCATGCGCACGTCGAGATCAATGCACATATCGCGCAGTTCGGGAATGGAAGCGACGCCCTTGTTTTTGAAGGTCTGCTTCATTAATGTGGTTGCCAGCGCTTCGAAGCCAGGCACATTTGCCATCAGAATGTTCGGCATGGGCCAGGCGACATTTTGGAAACCTTCGGGACCAAACGGCATCTTCATCGGCATGGCGGGGTTGCCCAATGGCGAGACGGCAGCCGTGAGGTCCGGCTTGAGAAGCGTCAGCCCATAGAAGGTGAAGAAGATACCTACCTCCCAACCCATCGCGCCTGCCGCACTTGCGAGAATGAACGGGGGGTAAGCCCAGTCTAAGGTCCCTTTTGAAGCGATGAGGGCGAGTCGCTTCGGGGCGTTCGGATCGGATTTCGACATGTCAGCCTCCTTTGGCTTTCATCTAGGTAAAATGTGTAGCGGGCGTGAGAGAACGCCCGCGCAAGCCTCAAGGTTATTTCATTCGTTTGATGTAGAAAACAAACTTGCCGTCCTCTTGCATCGAGCGCAGTAATTCATTCCCCGTCTGACGGCTCCATGCTCTCCATATCGGGCGGCGCGCCCGGGTCGGTGGCGATCATCTTCAATACCTGTCCTA from Candidatus Defluviilinea gracilis carries:
- a CDS encoding DsrE/DsrF/DrsH-like family protein, encoding MSKSDPNAPKRLALIASKGTLDWAYPPFILASAAGAMGWEVGIFFTFYGLTLLKPDLTAAVSPLGNPAMPMKMPFGPEGFQNVAWPMPNILMANVPGFEALATTLMKQTFKNKGVASIPELRDMCIDLDVRMIGCQMTMDVFGFKREDFIKECEIGGAATFLEYAADADVQLFI